Within the Cryptococcus deuterogattii R265 chromosome 14, complete sequence genome, the region GCAAAATGGAGGAACTGGTAATAGGAAAACGGCTCGCTCGTGACAAAAACACACCGACGGCAAGAATGCACAACAAAAACAACCTCCACTTATGTCATCCCCCATATAAATCTGTTTCCGCCGCCTGTCCTCCATTCTCTAATCTCTAATGTCTAAATGTACATGACATTGATATCACCATCTGCGCACCCAAAAACATGCCCAAGATACGAACACAACGTACAAAGCCTCCTCCTGAGGGATTTGAGGACATCCAGTAAGTCAATGTCGCATATCTCGAGCCGGACGTTGACAGTTCCTTCCCTACCCAGAGATGTCCTCGAAGACtacgagaagaagatgcggGACGCTGAGAGTGAATCTCACGAAGGAAAGCGAAAAGTTGAAGCTGTGTGGTGGGTTAAATATCTCTGTGTCTTGAAGGTAAACATCAACTGATAGGGTTTAAGGCCGATTATGCGACTATCACATGCTCGCTCCCGATACATCTATGATCTTTACTACAAGCGCGAGCTTATCTCACGAGAACTCTACGACTGGCTTTTAAAACAGGGATATGCCGACGCCAACCTCATAgcaaagtggaagaaaaatgGCTACGAGAAGCTATGTTGTGTGCGATGTATCCAAACTCGGGATATGAACTTTCAGGGGTCGACCTGTATCTGTAGAGTACCCAAGGCGCAGTTGAAAAAGGGCA harbors:
- a CDS encoding bud site selection protein 31, with translation MPKIRTQRTKPPPEGFEDIQDVLEDYEKKMRDAESESHEGKRKVEAVWPIMRLSHARSRYIYDLYYKRELISRELYDWLLKQGYADANLIAKWKKNGYEKLCCVRCIQTRDMNFQGSTCICRVPKAQLKKGTVVECPHCGCRGCASSD